One part of the Chryseobacterium mulctrae genome encodes these proteins:
- a CDS encoding FadR/GntR family transcriptional regulator — MQIQRKTLAQEVAERLIEGISNDEYAIGEKLPIEPELMKIYGVGRSSIREAIKILSIQGILNVQQGVGTFVVSKNVHESLETQMNKAQIEEVQEVRSLLDSKIAAKAAINRTEKDLETIKNYLNLRNQFAEQNLATECYQADINFHLAIAEACGNNLLKEIYKIATKHIMSSFETRHHNNTESFKISQKIHIDLYLSIENGDAEKAAIIAQKIVDQIY, encoded by the coding sequence ATGCAAATTCAAAGAAAAACTTTAGCACAAGAAGTAGCAGAAAGATTAATCGAAGGAATATCCAACGATGAATATGCTATTGGGGAAAAACTGCCGATTGAACCTGAGCTGATGAAGATCTATGGCGTGGGCCGTTCCAGCATCCGTGAAGCGATAAAGATCTTATCTATTCAGGGAATTCTTAATGTACAGCAAGGCGTAGGAACTTTTGTAGTTTCTAAAAATGTTCACGAATCATTAGAAACTCAAATGAATAAAGCACAGATCGAGGAAGTACAGGAAGTACGTTCATTGCTTGATTCAAAAATTGCAGCAAAAGCAGCGATTAACCGAACTGAGAAAGATTTAGAAACAATTAAAAATTATCTGAATCTCAGAAATCAATTTGCAGAACAAAATCTTGCGACAGAATGTTATCAAGCAGACATTAATTTCCATTTAGCCATTGCAGAAGCATGTGGAAATAATCTTTTAAAAGAAATCTACAAAATAGCAACCAAACATATTATGAGTTCTTTCGAAACGAGACATCATAACAATACAGAATCATTTAAAATTTCTCAGAAAATTCATATCGATCTTTATCTATCGATAGAGAATGGTGATGCAGAGAAAGCAGCTATCATTGCTCAAAAAATAGTAGATCAGATTTATTAA
- a CDS encoding cation:proton antiporter: MTLLSIHNLSLPIEDPVLKFLLVLIIILAAPLLLNKIKVPHLLGLIIAGAVIGPNGFNVLARDSSIVVTGTTGLLYIMFLAGLEIDMGDFKKNKWKSLTFGLFTFIVPFVLGYLGGYYILKFSVLTSILFASLFSSHTLIAYPLISKLGIAKNPAVNITVGGTMITDVLALLVLAIIVGMSQGDVGTEFWVKLSVSFVVFALVVLVIFPMIGRWFFKKVNDKISQYIFVLVMIYLAALLAELAGVEAIIGAFFAGLALNRLIPHTSSLMNRVEFVGNAIFIPFFLISVGMLIDFKVFFESWKTLEVAAIMLVASIGGKYLSAVATQKTFKLSKDEGKLIFGLSSASAAATLASVMVGYNIIISETETGEPIRLLNEHVLNGSILLILISCTISSFISMSSAQKIAEQDNEETVSGNSHEQENILLALNHESTVERMVNLGILIKAHSNTENLFALNVINEDKNESSVKNAEKLLHQATDMAAAADVKIQPLKRYDNDVINGVNNVIKEQNITDLIIGLEDSKGFSTSFTDNLYNGYLQRDDLNVLVYHAIQPLATITNHAVMIPENAHKEAGFFHALLRVWNIARNSGATVTFYASEEILNILQRIIKKANIEAEFIIMNTWKDGEQTATQLKDNEALIIFMAKRGMKSYIPQMRLIPELLNKYLSDKNYLLIFPFSEFENTNFEKRSVGNHSDFMEIGNIVNKVFR; the protein is encoded by the coding sequence ATGACTCTATTAAGTATACACAACCTCAGTCTTCCCATTGAAGATCCGGTATTGAAGTTTCTTTTGGTGCTCATCATCATTCTTGCGGCACCGCTTTTACTCAATAAAATTAAAGTTCCTCATTTGTTGGGGTTAATTATTGCAGGTGCAGTAATCGGTCCGAACGGATTTAATGTTTTAGCGAGAGACAGCAGCATTGTAGTGACCGGAACAACCGGACTGCTCTATATTATGTTTCTTGCCGGTCTTGAAATCGATATGGGAGATTTTAAGAAAAATAAATGGAAAAGTCTCACTTTCGGGTTGTTTACATTTATCGTTCCGTTTGTTTTGGGATATTTGGGAGGATATTATATTTTGAAATTTTCGGTATTAACCTCTATTCTTTTTGCCAGCTTATTTTCGTCTCATACTTTAATTGCTTATCCTTTAATAAGTAAATTAGGAATTGCAAAAAATCCTGCAGTGAATATAACTGTTGGAGGAACGATGATTACAGATGTTTTGGCACTATTGGTTCTTGCCATTATTGTCGGGATGTCTCAAGGTGATGTAGGAACAGAATTTTGGGTAAAACTTTCGGTTTCCTTTGTGGTTTTTGCATTGGTGGTCTTGGTGATTTTCCCAATGATCGGAAGGTGGTTTTTCAAAAAAGTAAATGATAAGATTTCACAATATATTTTTGTATTGGTGATGATTTATCTGGCTGCTTTGTTAGCTGAATTAGCTGGAGTTGAAGCTATTATCGGAGCCTTCTTTGCCGGACTTGCTTTAAACAGATTGATTCCACATACTTCTTCGTTGATGAACCGGGTAGAATTTGTCGGGAATGCCATTTTCATCCCTTTTTTCCTGATCAGTGTGGGAATGCTGATTGATTTTAAAGTTTTTTTTGAAAGTTGGAAAACTTTGGAAGTTGCAGCGATTATGCTTGTGGCATCCATTGGAGGAAAGTATCTTTCTGCTGTTGCTACACAAAAAACATTTAAACTTTCAAAAGATGAAGGCAAACTTATTTTCGGTTTAAGTTCTGCTTCTGCAGCAGCAACTTTAGCTTCTGTGATGGTGGGTTATAATATTATAATTTCGGAAACAGAAACCGGAGAACCGATTAGATTATTAAACGAACATGTTCTTAACGGAAGTATTTTATTGATTCTTATTTCGTGTACCATTTCATCATTCATCTCTATGTCGAGTGCTCAGAAGATTGCAGAACAGGATAATGAGGAAACCGTTTCCGGAAACAGTCACGAACAGGAAAATATTCTTTTAGCATTAAATCACGAATCGACTGTTGAAAGAATGGTGAATCTTGGAATTTTAATTAAAGCTCATTCGAATACAGAAAATTTATTTGCTTTAAATGTAATTAATGAAGATAAAAATGAGTCTTCTGTAAAAAATGCAGAGAAACTTTTACATCAGGCAACCGATATGGCAGCAGCGGCAGATGTGAAAATACAGCCTCTAAAAAGATATGATAATGATGTTATCAACGGTGTAAACAACGTAATTAAAGAGCAAAACATCACCGATCTTATTATCGGATTAGAAGACAGCAAAGGTTTTTCGACTTCCTTCACCGATAATCTTTACAATGGTTATTTACAGCGTGATGATTTGAATGTCTTGGTTTATCATGCAATTCAGCCTTTGGCTACCATAACAAACCATGCGGTGATGATTCCAGAAAATGCTCATAAAGAAGCCGGATTTTTCCATGCTTTGTTGAGAGTTTGGAATATTGCTAGAAATTCTGGAGCAACGGTGACATTTTATGCTTCAGAAGAGATTTTGAATATTTTGCAAAGAATTATTAAAAAAGCCAATATTGAAGCCGAATTCATCATTATGAACACTTGGAAAGACGGTGAGCAAACAGCAACCCAACTTAAAGATAATGAAGCTCTTATTATATTTATGGCAAAAAGAGGAATGAAGTCTTACATTCCACAAATGCGATTGATTCCCGAGCTTCTCAACAAATATTTGAGTGATAAAAATTATCTACTTATCTTCCCTTTTTCGGAATTTGAAAATACCAATTTTGAAAAAAGATCCGTAGGAAATCACAGTGATTTTATGGAAATAGGAAATATTGTAAATAAAGTTTTCAGATAA
- the rpsT gene encoding 30S ribosomal protein S20 → MANHKSALKRIRQNEVRKVRNRYYHKTARTALKVLRNEENKAAATEQLPKVIALLDKLAKKNIIHKNKAANLKSKLTKHVNKLA, encoded by the coding sequence ATGGCTAATCATAAATCAGCACTTAAAAGAATAAGACAAAACGAAGTTAGAAAAGTTCGTAACAGATACTATCACAAGACTGCTAGAACAGCTCTAAAAGTTTTAAGAAACGAAGAAAATAAAGCAGCAGCTACTGAGCAATTGCCAAAAGTTATCGCTTTGTTAGACAAATTAGCTAAGAAAAACATTATTCACAAGAATAAGGCAGCTAACTTGAAAAGTAAATTGACTAAGCACGTTAATAAATTAGCGTAA